The Methanosarcina acetivorans C2A genome includes the window CGAATGCCTGAAATATATATCTCTGATTTGGATGGAACTTTGCTTCAGAATAATGCTACATTATCAGATTTTGCTGTAGAGAATTTGACGAGATTATTAAATGAGGATTTAAATTTTACAATTGCCACCGCAAGAAGTGTAGTCTCTGTTCAACAAATATTAAAGTATTTACCTTTGAAGCTGCCTGTCATAGAGTTTAATGGGGCATTTATCAGTGATTTTGAGACAGGCAGACATTTAATTATTAATGATATTTCAGGAGATATCAAGGAAGAGATATTCGAACATATTTTACAATCTAATCTTACTCCCTTCATATCCAGCTTTAATGGTACTGAAGACTGCTTATATTATGAACAGGTTGAAAATGAAGGTATGGAATGGTATGTAAACAGCAGGATAAGGGCAAACGATAAGCGACTAAGGAAAGCGGTTCTGTGAGAAACACTTGATGAGAATGTTGTATGCTTCACTGTTGTGGATAAGCTAGATAATCTGCTTGAGCTAACAAATCTGCTACAGGAAAAATATACAAAACAGATTGAAGTCCACATTATGGAAAACCAATATTCTCCGGGGTGGTATTGGCTCACCGTACACGATTATAAGGCGACAAAAGCCCAGGCTATCAGTATTCTTCTAAAGCAATATGGATTGAGATCAAAAGACTTAACCGTATTTGGAGATAACGTAAACGATATAAAAATGTTCAGATTAGCCAGGCATAAAATAGCCGTCAGTAATGCAAAACCAGAGTTAAAGAAATATGCAACCCTAATTATTGGAACAAATGAAGAGGATAGCGTTGTAAAGTACATTATGGGAAAATGTGAACTACCCGCTAAATCTAAAGATTTAACGGGCTTCCTGAATCATAGATAACCTTTTGGCATCTCAAACAGGCTTTAATTCCGGTAGTCCCTACCGTACTGAGTTCTATCCATTCGTCCGCTCCGGCTTTACATGAAAACGAGTGCACGATAAATCCTCCAGCTCAGGAGCGGGAGGGTCCGGTTCGCCCAAAACTGAGAAAAAAGCTTTCTAAGGCCTGGATATCGCCTTGGGGATGGAGGATTAGGGAGCACAATGCTTTCATCCCACCTGCAAGCCTAAGGCTGGCGAGGAAGGGGACTTCCCGCCTTAGAATTAAATAGAATGGTTAAGCCGGTATTTTTATGATTACTGCAGGACAAAGCAATACTGATAACATATATATCCGAGAAGCCTCTTCCGAAAGTGATTTAGAAGAAAGCTTACGGACTATAAAGGCTTCTTTCATAACTGTAGCAAAGGATTTTAACCTTATGGAAGAGGATAACCCTTCAAACCCTGCCTTTACCCCACTTTCCGCAGTAAATTTTCGCATATTCACATTTTTTCCTGCTATCGATTTTCAATAAAACGTGGATTTATTGGACTTTTATGCAGGAGGTAAAGCAGCTATATGGTGTATCATAGAGACAAAAAAACGATATCATTCAATTTTCACCAAGTTCCATTAAAAGTCCAAATTAATTTGATTTGTTTCAAAAACGCTATCAGGGAAAATATTGATTTTTGAAAAAATACTGCGGAATGTGGGCTTTACCAATATTAATAAGCTTAAAGAAATGAAAGTAAATGGCGCAAAGATGTACGGTTTATACTTGGGAATTAAACAGGAGGGTTTTGTAGCAATTGAGAAAGCAAATGATGAGATTTTTAATATGGAGAGATTAGCAGTTCATCCGGATTCAAGACACAGAGGTTATGGGGGATACCTGATAGACTTTGTAGTTGAATATGCTAAACAAAACGGGGGGAAGAAAGTCTCAATTGGAATCATAAATGAGAATGAAAGACTAAAGAACTGGTACAGGAAATATGGGTTTGAGGAAACGGGATCAAAAAAGTTTGAACATATGTCTTTTACTGTTTGTTTCATGGAGAAGGTTCTTCTATAAATGCACATGATCGATGAATATTACTACACCGGCTCTGATTTTCTCGCTTCGCTCAAGCGGACTTATTCTTTTTTTGTTCTCTTTTCCTGAATGCAACTTTCTCCCCACAGTACTGGTGCAGCTTCTTAGTGCCTCCCGCCTCACTGACCACTGTAAGCATTGCCCGGGGGTCAATAATTCGGGTCCCCATCACTGCTGTAATTCCCCTCTCGAAGAAAGGTTCCGGGTAGAGAGGAGCACTCGGGCCAAGCAGGACAACTTCTCTTGCTGTACCGCGGAAGGAAAGGAGTTCGTCAAAGGTCCTGTTGGCAAGGGTACTTGCACTGAGGATGATTACATCCGATGCGGGGAGGATTTCTCTGGCTTTTCCCGAAGGGAGAGTCCTGGTTTTAGGGGATTCGATTTCACGCTTTTCGAGGACTGTGAGTTTCTCGGTTATTTTCAGGATTTTTGGGACAAGAGGGCCGAAGTAGCCGATCATTGCAACCCTATCCCCGGGCTTTATAAGGTCCAGGATGTCCGAGTAGGAGCGCTGGAAGTGTTCGGGTTCCAGGTCCCGCAGCATGTGAGAAAGCGCATTTGCGGTTGCAATCCCGACTGCTGCTTCAAGGGGTTTTTCCGACAGGGCAAGTTCGAGCACCTTATCCGCAGTTTTCCCTTTCAGGGTTTCCGTAAAACCCAGGGCAGGGCAGCAGGAAAACTCGTAGAGGGGGGTGCAGGCAACTCCTCCGTAGTTTTCGGAGATCAGGACGCCCGTATAGGCAAGCCCTATCCTGACATCCTTTACTTCGATTTCTTCAAGGGCAGGTCCCAGGTCGTTTTTAAGTGCAGATACAAGGGCGGGGAGGATTCCGGTTTTTTCCCCTATTCCTTCCTCTGCCCTTTCCCTTCTTTTAATTCCTGTCATTCTTCTCTCCTTTTTTCCTTTTTCTTCTTTTTCCGGGAGCTTTACCCTTCCGAGATATTCTGTTTCCGGCATGCTGCTACCTGCTTATTCTTTTTTCTTATATTCTGTTGATCTTCGTTGTAAAGTCAAGGGGTTTTGCGTAATATGGAGCGCTTATGACGATAATATCGACGAAGGGAGCATATTCGGGAATCTTTTTTGCTTCGATTCCTCCAACTGCAAGTTCGAGTTTGGGATTGAGCTTCTTTAGTTTGGGCCCGAGTTCCTGCAGTTCTTCCGGGGATAGGTGGTCAAGGAGCATTATATCTGCCATTTCGGCATATTTGAATGCTTCTTCTCTTGATCTGGGTTCGATTTCTATCTTCTTTACAGCTCTGAGTTTTCCCAGTTCTCCGACAACTCCCAGATGATTCTGGCTGAACTGGATGGAGTCGCTGAGGGAGTTGCGGTGGATGTCTCCTCCGCCTGCCCGGACGGCTTTCATCTCAAATATCCGGAACCCTGGATGGGTCTTTCGGCTTGTTGCAATAATAAGGTCCGGGTTTACCTTTCGGCCTGCACTTACCATGGAAGCTGTTTTTGTGGCAATCGCGCACGTGATGGTAAGGAAGGTCTGGGAGACTCTCCATAACCTGAACAGGAGTTTGAGGTCTCCTTCGGCTTCGAAAATTGCATTTCCTGGCTTGAAAGTCTCCCCGTCTCCCAGGTAATTCAGGGTTTTCAGGCCTTTTCTTTCATAATACTCCGCCAGTTCTCCGGCGCAGGCACAGGTCCCGTTTTCTCTTGAAATAATTCTCATTTTTCCCTGGCCTTCAAGTCTGAGCAGTTCTGCGCTTTCATCCTGATAGGGACAATCCTCGTAAAAATAAAGGTCAAAAAGATCTATCATGCTTTGCCTCAACAATTTTTATTTTATGTTTTTCTTTACTTTACCAATCCGTGTTAACTTTATTTCCGGTTCTGTTAACCTTTTCCTGATTTATGTTCATTTAATTCTTTATCTGCGTTCATCTTATCTTATTATCCTGGCATTCGAAGCTTTGAACACAGCATACATTTCCCTGCCCGGTTCGATCCCGAGCATTTCACACGAGGTCGGCGTAACCACGGCTTTAATTTCTGAATTCCCCATCTTTACCTCGACCACGACAAGGTGTTCCTTTTTGAAAATTCCCGAAACTCTTCCTTTCAAGGTGTTCCGGGCCGAACTTTCCACAGTCCCTCCGGCAAGGATGATTTCTTCCGGGCGGATGGAGACCGTGACATTTTCTCCGGGTTCGGCGGGGTCTGCGGAATAGATTTCCATACCTTCGGCGTCAATCACTGTGAGTTTTCCTTCGAGAGCCTTTACCGTTCCTTTCAGCACGTTGGTGCCCAGAAACTCGGCCACGAAATCCGGAGAAGGCCTCCTAAAGACGGACTCAGGGTCTCCTACCTGCATAACTTCTCCTTTCCTTATGACCACTACCCGGTTTGCCAGGGCCCAGACGTCTTCGAAATCATGGGTCACGTGCAGGACAGTGGTGCTGTAGTCAGCAATTGCCTTTTTCAGCATCTCCCTGAGCTTTTCCCTTGTCCTTGCGTCAAGGGCACTGAAGGGCTCGTCCAGAAGGAGCAGCTTTGGCCTGGCAACAAGGCTTCTTGCAAGGGATGCCCTTTGCTTTTCTCCTCCGCTCAGGGTGTCCGGTTTCCTGTGCAGGAGTTCTCTTATCCCGAGGACTCCGGCAATCTGAGTTACCTCGAGTTCGATCTGTTTTTTGTCCTTTAGCTTTTTCCTGAGGGCGTATGCGATATTTTCAAAAATATCCATGTGGGGGAAAAGCATGTTGTCCTGGTACACTATGCTGATCTGTCTTTTGTCGGGGGAAAAGAAGGTTATGTCCCTGCCTTCAAGGAAAACACTCCCTTGCCTGGGCCCGTAAAACCCTATTATGGTTTCAAGCAGGAGAGACTTCCCACTGCCTGAGGGCCCGATCAGGGCTACATAGTCACCTTTTTCGGCTCTCAGGTCTATGCCTTTAAGTTCGAAGCTCCCCACATCAAGGTAGATGTCCCTGACTTCCAGGAAACTCACAGCCTCCCTCCTTCAAACCTTTCAAAGCTGAGGATTGCAAGAAAAGCAATTCCCATAAGCAAAATCCCGCTTGTCACTGCCATTTCCAGGTTTCCGTAGGAGATGTTCAGGTAGAGGGTCACGGGCAGGACTTCGGTGTGCATGTAAGAG containing:
- a CDS encoding GNAT family N-acetyltransferase, which codes for MIFEKILRNVGFTNINKLKEMKVNGAKMYGLYLGIKQEGFVAIEKANDEIFNMERLAVHPDSRHRGYGGYLIDFVVEYAKQNGGKKVSIGIINENERLKNWYRKYGFEETGSKKFEHMSFTVCFMEKVLL
- a CDS encoding Rossmann-like domain-containing protein, producing MPETEYLGRVKLPEKEEKGKKERRMTGIKRRERAEEGIGEKTGILPALVSALKNDLGPALEEIEVKDVRIGLAYTGVLISENYGGVACTPLYEFSCCPALGFTETLKGKTADKVLELALSEKPLEAAVGIATANALSHMLRDLEPEHFQRSYSDILDLIKPGDRVAMIGYFGPLVPKILKITEKLTVLEKREIESPKTRTLPSGKAREILPASDVIILSASTLANRTFDELLSFRGTAREVVLLGPSAPLYPEPFFERGITAVMGTRIIDPRAMLTVVSEAGGTKKLHQYCGEKVAFRKREQKKNKSA
- a CDS encoding nicotinate-nucleotide pyrophosphorylase, whose translation is MIDLFDLYFYEDCPYQDESAELLRLEGQGKMRIISRENGTCACAGELAEYYERKGLKTLNYLGDGETFKPGNAIFEAEGDLKLLFRLWRVSQTFLTITCAIATKTASMVSAGRKVNPDLIIATSRKTHPGFRIFEMKAVRAGGGDIHRNSLSDSIQFSQNHLGVVGELGKLRAVKKIEIEPRSREEAFKYAEMADIMLLDHLSPEELQELGPKLKKLNPKLELAVGGIEAKKIPEYAPFVDIIVISAPYYAKPLDFTTKINRI
- a CDS encoding ATP-binding cassette domain-containing protein; amino-acid sequence: MSFLEVRDIYLDVGSFELKGIDLRAEKGDYVALIGPSGSGKSLLLETIIGFYGPRQGSVFLEGRDITFFSPDKRQISIVYQDNMLFPHMDIFENIAYALRKKLKDKKQIELEVTQIAGVLGIRELLHRKPDTLSGGEKQRASLARSLVARPKLLLLDEPFSALDARTREKLREMLKKAIADYSTTVLHVTHDFEDVWALANRVVVIRKGEVMQVGDPESVFRRPSPDFVAEFLGTNVLKGTVKALEGKLTVIDAEGMEIYSADPAEPGENVTVSIRPEEIILAGGTVESSARNTLKGRVSGIFKKEHLVVVEVKMGNSEIKAVVTPTSCEMLGIEPGREMYAVFKASNARIIR